In Silene latifolia isolate original U9 population chromosome X, ASM4854445v1, whole genome shotgun sequence, the following proteins share a genomic window:
- the LOC141617157 gene encoding uncharacterized protein LOC141617157, with amino-acid sequence MGGLLTSTAWASSTVSPSATEVNRESVTVTKTSEQNEKPKKKICCACPDTKKLRDECIVEHGEDACSKLIEAHKQCLRAEGFNV; translated from the coding sequence ATGGGAGGCTTGCTGACATCAACGGCATGGGCATCTTCCACGGTAAGTCCCTCAGCAACTGAAGTGAACCGGGAATCTGTCACTGTCACGAAGACTTCTGAGCAAAATGAAAAACCAAAGAAGAAGATATGCTGTGCATGCCCGGATACAAAGAAACTACGTGACGAATGTATAGTCGAGCATGGTGAGGATGCATGTTCCAAGTTGATCGAGGCTCATAAACAATGCCTACGGGCAGAGGGTTTTAATGTCTAA
- the LOC141617158 gene encoding protein WEAK CHLOROPLAST MOVEMENT UNDER BLUE LIGHT 1-like isoform X1: MGTEIEVQHIPMVQSEEESSTKSPSEISGTKNGIKEHEKLADESSQQGLKEDSSLSQPYSDGQLDDHIDSGSGMEASMHDATTGNKVSNQGDAATNVQVARIKIGTGDPVSPSILTSEYDLDRILIDTTAPFESVKEAVSKFGGIVDWKAHKVQTVERRKIIERELVKVQQEIPLFKEQTEKAEQSKIQTLQDLENTKRLVEDLKLNLERAQTEERQAKQDSELAHLRVEEMEQGIAHEASVAAKTQLEVAKARHEAAIADLKAVKDELQKLRDDHAILLTEKDDAVKKAKDAVNESKEVEKTVENLTVELISTKELLESAHAAHLEAEEHRIGAIMAKDQDKLTREKELTQAEEDLAKLNMQIESAKDLKSKLNTASTLLADLKAELAAYMESKIIQEVTGDKTHAGMQSAVAAANKELEEVKVHIEKATDEVNCLKLAATSLKLELEKEKLELDNLRQREGMASIAVSSLEAELERIKSEIDLVQAMEKEAREKMMELPKHLQLASEEANVAKSAVELAREELRKAKEEAEQAKAGANTMESRLLAVQKEIEAAKASERLAMAAIKALQESGATQIVSNDEDTSSGVTLSLEEYYALSKRAHEAEEEANMKVTAAMSQIDVAKASELRSLTQLEEANREVEERKEALKIAEEKSEKATEGKLGVEQELRKWRAENGQRRKAGELGPSSVNSPRKSIEEGQGVRGIERLSDSSIYGQEIKIERVVDSNSSHVPFGQGLGLKNLAQIANPTGSSQQSTTPNSFSDESVNSPKGTFGQSNTMKKKRRSLFPRFFMFLARRKSSSKNS; encoded by the exons ATGGGTACTGAAATAGAAGTTCAACATATTCCAATGGTTCAATCTGAGGAAGAATCCAGCACTAAATCTCCAAG TGAAATTTCTGGTACAAAAAATGGAATAAAAGAGCATGAAAAATTGGCAGATGAATCGTCTCAGCAAGGCTTGAAGGAAGATAGCAGTTTATCACAACCTTATTCTGATGGACAATTGGATGATCACATTGATTCAG GTTCTGGAATGGAAGCTTCTATGCATGATGCTACGACAGGCAATAAAGTTTCCAATCAGGGAGATGCTGCCACCAATGTCCAGGTTGCTCGGATTAAAATTGGCACTGGAGATCCTGTTAGCCCCTCAATCCTCACTTCAGAATACGACTTAGACAGGATTCTTATTGATACAACTGCACCATTTGAATCTGTCAAAGAAGCTGTTTCCAAGTTTGGTGGCATTGTTGATTGGAAGGCTCATAAAGTTCAGACTGTTGAG AGGCGCAAAATCATTGAACGAGAACTCGTGAAGGTGCAGCAGGAGATCCCTCTGTTTAAGGAACAGACAGAGAAAGCTGAGCAATCAAAGATCCAAACCCTTCAGGATTTGGAAAACACTAAGAGACTTGTTGAAGATTTGAAGCTAAACTTGGAAAGAGCACAAACAGAAGAGCGTCAAGCAAAACAAGATTCTGAGCTTGCCCATCTTAGAGTGGAAGAGATGGAACAAGGGATTGCTCATGAGGCTAGTGTGGCTGCTAAAACACAGCTTGAAGTGGCTAAAGCCCGGCATGAAGCTGCCATTGCTGATTTAAAAGCTGTCAAAGATGAGTTGCAAAAACTACGAGATGATCATGCAATTTTATTGACCGAGAAAGATGATGCTGTAAAGAAAGCTAAAGATGCTGTTAATGAATCCAAGGAGGTTGAGAAGACTGTCGAGAACCTTACAGTAGAATTAATTTCTACCAAAGAATTGTTGGAGTCAGCTCATGCTGCCCATTTGGAAGCTGAGGAACACCGAATTGGAGCAATTATGGCGAAGGACCAAGATAAGCTCACCAGGGAAAAGGAACTGACGCAGGCAGAAGAGGATTTGGCAAAATTAAATATGCAAATAGAATCAGCCAAGGATCTAAAATCAAAACTGAACACGGCATCTACGTTGCTTGCTGACTTAAAAGCTGAACTGGCAGCTTACATGGAATCAAAAATCATTCAAGAAGTCACTGGTGACAAAACTCATGCCGGGATGCAGTCAGCAGTTGCTGCTGCCAATAAAGAGCTTGAAGAGGTGAAGGTTCACATTGAAAAAGCAACTGATGAAGTGAACTGCTTGAAGTTGGCAGCCACATCACTAAAGTTGGAACTCGAGAAGGAAAAGTTGGAGCTGGACAACTTAAGACAAAGAGAAGGTATGGCTTCAATTGCAGTTTCATCTCTTGAAGCCGAGTTAGAAAGGATAAAGTCAGAAATAGATTTAGTTCAGGCAATGGAAAAGGAAGCTAGAGAGAAAATGATGGAGTTGCCTAAGCATTTGCAGCTTGCATCTGAAGAAGCCAATGTGGCCAAATCGGCAGTTGAATTGGCTCGTGAAGAGTTGAGGAAGGCGAAGGAGGAGGCCGAGCAAGCTAAAGCCGGGGCGAACACGATGGAGAGCCGGCTGCTTGCAGTTCAAAAGGAAATAGAGGCTGCTAAAGCTTCAGAGAGGCTAGCCATGGCTGCAATTAAAGCATTACAAGAAAGTGGAGCAACCCAAATTGTTAGTAATGATGAGGATACTTCTAGTGGGGTCACACTTTCCTTAGAAGAATATTATGCACTGAGCAAACGCGCCCATGAGGCCGAGGAAGAAGCCAACAtgaaggtgacagctgcaatgtCTCAAATTGATGTAGCAAAAGCATCCGAATTGAGATCCTTGACCCAATTAGAAGAGGCAAATCGAGAGgtggaagaaagaaaagaagctCTGAAGATTGCCGAGGAGAAATCTGAAAAGGCCACGGAAGGGAAATTGGGTGTGGAACAAGAGTTGAGGAAATGGAGGGCAGAAAACGGGCAAAGGCGGAAAGCAGGTGAGTTGGGTCCAAGCTCCGTGAATAGCCCGAGAAAGAGTATTGAGGAAGGACAAGGAGTGAGGGGCATTGAAAGATTGTCAGATTCTTCCATATATGGGCAGGAAATTAAGATCGAGAGGGTTGTCGATTCTAATTCTTCTCATGTTCCCTTTGGGCAAGGGCTTGGATTGAAGAACTTAGCTCAGATAGCTAATCCCACTGGGTCTAGCCAACAGTCAACAACGCCAAACTCATTCTCAGACGAGAGTGTAAATAGTCCAAAGGGGACATTTGGGCAGAGTAACAcaatgaagaagaagagaaggtcaTTGTTTCCGAGGTTCTTTATGTTCTTGGCTAGAAGAAAATCGTCATCCAAGAATTCATAA
- the LOC141617158 gene encoding protein WEAK CHLOROPLAST MOVEMENT UNDER BLUE LIGHT 1-like isoform X2, which produces MEASMHDATTGNKVSNQGDAATNVQVARIKIGTGDPVSPSILTSEYDLDRILIDTTAPFESVKEAVSKFGGIVDWKAHKVQTVERRKIIERELVKVQQEIPLFKEQTEKAEQSKIQTLQDLENTKRLVEDLKLNLERAQTEERQAKQDSELAHLRVEEMEQGIAHEASVAAKTQLEVAKARHEAAIADLKAVKDELQKLRDDHAILLTEKDDAVKKAKDAVNESKEVEKTVENLTVELISTKELLESAHAAHLEAEEHRIGAIMAKDQDKLTREKELTQAEEDLAKLNMQIESAKDLKSKLNTASTLLADLKAELAAYMESKIIQEVTGDKTHAGMQSAVAAANKELEEVKVHIEKATDEVNCLKLAATSLKLELEKEKLELDNLRQREGMASIAVSSLEAELERIKSEIDLVQAMEKEAREKMMELPKHLQLASEEANVAKSAVELAREELRKAKEEAEQAKAGANTMESRLLAVQKEIEAAKASERLAMAAIKALQESGATQIVSNDEDTSSGVTLSLEEYYALSKRAHEAEEEANMKVTAAMSQIDVAKASELRSLTQLEEANREVEERKEALKIAEEKSEKATEGKLGVEQELRKWRAENGQRRKAGELGPSSVNSPRKSIEEGQGVRGIERLSDSSIYGQEIKIERVVDSNSSHVPFGQGLGLKNLAQIANPTGSSQQSTTPNSFSDESVNSPKGTFGQSNTMKKKRRSLFPRFFMFLARRKSSSKNS; this is translated from the exons ATGGAAGCTTCTATGCATGATGCTACGACAGGCAATAAAGTTTCCAATCAGGGAGATGCTGCCACCAATGTCCAGGTTGCTCGGATTAAAATTGGCACTGGAGATCCTGTTAGCCCCTCAATCCTCACTTCAGAATACGACTTAGACAGGATTCTTATTGATACAACTGCACCATTTGAATCTGTCAAAGAAGCTGTTTCCAAGTTTGGTGGCATTGTTGATTGGAAGGCTCATAAAGTTCAGACTGTTGAG AGGCGCAAAATCATTGAACGAGAACTCGTGAAGGTGCAGCAGGAGATCCCTCTGTTTAAGGAACAGACAGAGAAAGCTGAGCAATCAAAGATCCAAACCCTTCAGGATTTGGAAAACACTAAGAGACTTGTTGAAGATTTGAAGCTAAACTTGGAAAGAGCACAAACAGAAGAGCGTCAAGCAAAACAAGATTCTGAGCTTGCCCATCTTAGAGTGGAAGAGATGGAACAAGGGATTGCTCATGAGGCTAGTGTGGCTGCTAAAACACAGCTTGAAGTGGCTAAAGCCCGGCATGAAGCTGCCATTGCTGATTTAAAAGCTGTCAAAGATGAGTTGCAAAAACTACGAGATGATCATGCAATTTTATTGACCGAGAAAGATGATGCTGTAAAGAAAGCTAAAGATGCTGTTAATGAATCCAAGGAGGTTGAGAAGACTGTCGAGAACCTTACAGTAGAATTAATTTCTACCAAAGAATTGTTGGAGTCAGCTCATGCTGCCCATTTGGAAGCTGAGGAACACCGAATTGGAGCAATTATGGCGAAGGACCAAGATAAGCTCACCAGGGAAAAGGAACTGACGCAGGCAGAAGAGGATTTGGCAAAATTAAATATGCAAATAGAATCAGCCAAGGATCTAAAATCAAAACTGAACACGGCATCTACGTTGCTTGCTGACTTAAAAGCTGAACTGGCAGCTTACATGGAATCAAAAATCATTCAAGAAGTCACTGGTGACAAAACTCATGCCGGGATGCAGTCAGCAGTTGCTGCTGCCAATAAAGAGCTTGAAGAGGTGAAGGTTCACATTGAAAAAGCAACTGATGAAGTGAACTGCTTGAAGTTGGCAGCCACATCACTAAAGTTGGAACTCGAGAAGGAAAAGTTGGAGCTGGACAACTTAAGACAAAGAGAAGGTATGGCTTCAATTGCAGTTTCATCTCTTGAAGCCGAGTTAGAAAGGATAAAGTCAGAAATAGATTTAGTTCAGGCAATGGAAAAGGAAGCTAGAGAGAAAATGATGGAGTTGCCTAAGCATTTGCAGCTTGCATCTGAAGAAGCCAATGTGGCCAAATCGGCAGTTGAATTGGCTCGTGAAGAGTTGAGGAAGGCGAAGGAGGAGGCCGAGCAAGCTAAAGCCGGGGCGAACACGATGGAGAGCCGGCTGCTTGCAGTTCAAAAGGAAATAGAGGCTGCTAAAGCTTCAGAGAGGCTAGCCATGGCTGCAATTAAAGCATTACAAGAAAGTGGAGCAACCCAAATTGTTAGTAATGATGAGGATACTTCTAGTGGGGTCACACTTTCCTTAGAAGAATATTATGCACTGAGCAAACGCGCCCATGAGGCCGAGGAAGAAGCCAACAtgaaggtgacagctgcaatgtCTCAAATTGATGTAGCAAAAGCATCCGAATTGAGATCCTTGACCCAATTAGAAGAGGCAAATCGAGAGgtggaagaaagaaaagaagctCTGAAGATTGCCGAGGAGAAATCTGAAAAGGCCACGGAAGGGAAATTGGGTGTGGAACAAGAGTTGAGGAAATGGAGGGCAGAAAACGGGCAAAGGCGGAAAGCAGGTGAGTTGGGTCCAAGCTCCGTGAATAGCCCGAGAAAGAGTATTGAGGAAGGACAAGGAGTGAGGGGCATTGAAAGATTGTCAGATTCTTCCATATATGGGCAGGAAATTAAGATCGAGAGGGTTGTCGATTCTAATTCTTCTCATGTTCCCTTTGGGCAAGGGCTTGGATTGAAGAACTTAGCTCAGATAGCTAATCCCACTGGGTCTAGCCAACAGTCAACAACGCCAAACTCATTCTCAGACGAGAGTGTAAATAGTCCAAAGGGGACATTTGGGCAGAGTAACAcaatgaagaagaagagaaggtcaTTGTTTCCGAGGTTCTTTATGTTCTTGGCTAGAAGAAAATCGTCATCCAAGAATTCATAA